Proteins found in one Canis aureus isolate CA01 chromosome 19, VMU_Caureus_v.1.0, whole genome shotgun sequence genomic segment:
- the LSM7 gene encoding U6 snRNA-associated Sm-like protein LSm7 encodes MADKEKKKKESILDLSKYIDKTIRVKFQGGREASGILKGFDPLLNLVLDGTVEYMRDPDDQYKLTEDTRQLGLVVCRGTSVVLICPQDGMEAIPNPFIQQQDA; translated from the exons ATGGCG gacaaagagaagaagaaaaaagagagcatCTTGGACTTGTCGAAGTACATCGACAAGACGATTCGGGTGAAGTTTCAGGGAGGCCGCGAAG CCAGCGGCATCTTGAAGGGGTTCGACCCACTCCTCAATCTCGTGCTTGACGGCACCGTGGAGTACATGAGAG ACCCCGACGACCAGTACAAGCTGACAGAGGACACCCGCCAGCTGGGCCTGGTGGTGTGCAGGGGCACATCCGTGGTGCTCATCTGCCCTCAGGACGGCATGGAGGCCATCCCCAACCCCTTCATCCAGCAGCAGGACGCCTAG